The following proteins come from a genomic window of Salvia hispanica cultivar TCC Black 2014 chromosome 4, UniMelb_Shisp_WGS_1.0, whole genome shotgun sequence:
- the LOC125218227 gene encoding protein AUXIN SIGNALING F-BOX 2-like, which translates to MCLFQFQSVMNYFPEEVLEHVFDFLTSHRDRNAVSLVCKSWYSVERFSREKVFIGNCYAVNPERLIARFPRLRSLTLKGKPHFADFNLVPEGWGGHVYPWIEAMAKSGINLEELRLKRMVVSDESLELLAKSFPNFKSLVLVSCEGFTTDGLAAIASNCRFLRELDLQENEVDDRKGQWLKCFPESCTSLVSLNFACLKGEVNVAALERLVARCPNLRSLRLNHTVPLEVLPKILVRAPQLSDLGTGSFTHDPDSETYVKLTNAMKNCHSIRSLSGFLDVNGRCLPAIYPICTNLTSLNLSYAPGIFSNELIKLICHCKKIERLWILDTIGDKGLGVVANTCKELQELRVFPSDLYGVGNTAVTEEGLVAISAGCPKLNSILYFCQQMTNAALITVAKNCPNFIRFRLCTLNPIVPDAATNQPLDEGFGAIVQSCKRLTRLSVSGLLTDQVFLYIGMYAEQLEMLSIAFAGDSDKGMLYVLNGCKKLKKLEIRDSPFGNMALLSDMGKYETMRSLWMSSCEVTLGGCKTLAEKMPRLNVEIINEAGEGDGEATYDDRHRVEKMYLYRTLVGPRKDAPDFVWTL; encoded by the exons ATGTGTCTGTTTCAGTTTCAGAGCGTGATGAATTACTTCCCGGAGGAAGTGCTCGAACACGTGTTCGATTTCCTGACCTCCCACCGCGACCGGAATGCGGTGTCGCTGGTGTGCAAATCGTGGTACAGCGTGGAGCGATTCAGCCGCGAGAAGGTGTTCATCGGCAACTGCTACGCCGTGAATCCGGAGCGGTTGATTGCTAGGTTTCCGCGGCTCCGATCGTTGACACTGAAAGGGAAGCCTCATTTCGCGGATTTCAATCTGGTGCCTGAGGGCTGGGGCGGCCACGTGTACCCTTGGATCGAGGCGATGGCCAAGAGCGGAATCAATCTAGAGGAGCTGAGGTTGAAGAGGATGGTGGTGTCGGATGAGAGCCTCGAGCTGCTTGCGAAATCTTTCCCCAATTTCAAGTCTTTGGTTTTGGTCAGCTGTGAAGGGTTCACTACCGATGGTCTTGCTGCCATTGCATCTAATTGCAG GTTTCTCAGGGAGCTCGATCTGCAGGAAAATGAAGTTGATGATCGCAAGGGCCAGTGGCTCAAGTGTTTTCCCGAGAGCTGTACCTCTTTGGTCTCGTTAAATTTTGCATGCCTCAAGGGAGAGGTTAACGTTGCTGCTCTCGAGAGACTGGTTGCAAGATGTCCCAACCTTAGGAGTCTAAGACTGAACCACACAGTGCCTCTGGAGGTTCTGCCGAAGATTTTGGTGCGAGCTCCTCAGTTGAGTGATTTGGGCACTGGCTCCTTCACCCATGATCCGGACTCGGAGACTTATGTCAAACTGACAAATGCTATGAAGAATTGTCATTCAATTAGAAGCTTGTCAGGGTTTCTGGATGTTAATGGACGCTGCTTGCCTGCCATCTACCCAATCTGCACCAATTTGACCTCgttgaacttgagttacgccCCTGGAATCTTCAGTAATGAGCTTATAAAGCTAATCTGTCACTGCAAGAAAATAGAGCGGCTCTGG ATTTTAGATACCATTGGAGATAAAGGACTTGGTGTCGTGGCCAACACATGCAAGGAGCTACAGGAGTTGAGAGTCTTCCCATCTGACCTCTATGGCGTGGGAAATACAGCTGTAACGGAAGAAGGGCTCGTTGCTATATCAGCTGGATGCCCGAAACTGAACTCAATCTTGTACTTCTGTCAGCAGATGACCAATGCTGCCCTCATCACAGTAGCCAAAAACTGCCCTAACTTCATACGTTTCCGGTTGTGCACCCTTAACCCAATTGTACCAGATGCTGCAACCAACCAACCACTCGATGAAGGTTTTGGGGCGATTGTCCAGTCATGCAAGCGCCTGACACGGCTATCAGTCTCAGGCCTTCTGACGGATCAAGTCTTTCTTTACATAGGCATGTATGCTGAGCAGCTTGAAATGCTCTCTATCGCGTTTGCTGGTGACAGCGATAAAGGGATGCTCTACGTGCTCAACGGGTGCAAGAAACTGAAGAAGCTAGAGATCAGAGACAGCCCGTTTGGTAACATGGCACTTTTATCGGACATGGGGAAGTATGAAACAATGCGATCCCTTTGGATGTCCTCATGCGAAGTGACCCTCGGAGGATGCAAGACTCTGGCTGAGAAGATGCCGCGGCTCAATGTTGAGATAATCAACGAGGCTGGTGAGGGGGACGGTGAGGCCACCTATGATGATAGGCATAGAGTCGAGAAGATGTACTTGTACCGGACGCTTGTCGGGCCTCGGAAGGATGCCCCGGATTTTGTTTGGACGTTGTAA
- the LOC125223252 gene encoding GEM-like protein 5: protein MSGKNQESQPIHYPHISPSNTAPEPSFSAPGPSSPAPADAEKWVNQEFQPEMAPEPSSPALPDAEKWGTHVMGTPAVPTCHPNNQKAAMWGVADQKDYQNHHQPYIQYTPIDKNNSTPFNSVLHKFNAWSTKAEVTANNIWKNLKTGSSVSGAAWGKMNLGAKAITGGGFESLYKQSFATYPNETLKKTFACYLSTSTGPVAGTLYLSDIHVAFCSDRPLSFTAPSGQETWSYYKILIALAKIGSVNPVEMRENPTERYIQLVSTDGHDFWFMGFVNYEKATNHLFDGISKFAAAGVPVSQPPPASGPKYG, encoded by the exons ATGAGCGGCAAAAATCAAGAATCCCAACCCATCCATTACCCTCACATCTCTCCCTCCAACACGGCTCCGGAACCGTCTTTCTCAGCTCCGGGGCCATCTTCCCCTGCTCCTGCCGATGCCGAGAAGTGGGTAAATCAAGAATTCCAACCTGAGATGGCTCCGGAGCCGTCCTCCCCTGCTCTGCCTGACGCAGAGAAATGGGGGACCCACGTGATGGGCACTCCGGCAGTGCCGACGTGTCATCCAAACAACCAAAAGGCAGCTATGTGGGGTGTAGCCGATCAAAAGGACTACCAAAACCATCATCAACCCTATATCCAATATACCCCTATTGACAAAAACAACTCAACTCCATTCAATTCAGTTCTCCACAAATTCAACGCGTGGAGCACCAAGGCTGAGGTCACGGCTAACAACATTTGGAAAAACC TGAAGACGGGATCATCTGTGTCGGGAGCAGCGTGGGGGAAGATGAACTTGGGCGCCAAAGCAATCACAGGGGGTGGATTTGAGAGTCTTTACAAACAATCTTTTGCTACTTATCCAAACGAGACGCTCAAAAAGACCTTTGCATGTTACCTGTCCACTTCCACCGGTCCGGTCGCCGGAACCCTCTATCTCTCCGACATCCACGTGGCATTTTGCAGCGACCGCCCCTTGTCCTTCACCGCACCCTCCGGTCAAGAGACTTGGAGTTATTACAag ATTTTGATAGCATTAGCAAAGATAGGGAGCGTGAATCCAGTGGAGATGAGGGAGAATCCAACGGAGAGATACATACAGTTGGTGTCAACGGACGGCCACGATTTCTGGTTTATGGGATTTGTCAACTACGAAAAAGCCACCAATCATCTCTTCGATGGCATTTCTAAATTCGCAGCAGCCGGAGTTCCTGTGTCTCAACCTCCTCCGGCCAGTGGGCCAAAGTATGGTTAG
- the LOC125218228 gene encoding protein CYSTEINE-RICH TRANSMEMBRANE MODULE 10, whose amino-acid sequence MSYQKVPHEDYPPPGYGTVYPPPSAYPSAPPQPPPAGYPYPPPSPHEGYPYPPPSPHEGFPYPPPPPPHQHGGGYQGYFNHGSPPPPPSYHVHHCDHDDGSSFFRGCLAALCCCCVLEECCF is encoded by the exons ATGAGTTATCAGAAAGTGCCGCACGAAGATTACCCTCCTCCAG GGTACGGGACGGTGTACCCTCCGCCGTCGGCGTATCCGTCCGCGCCACCCCAGCCACCGCCAGCGGGGTATCCGTATCCTCCTCCGTCACCGCACGAGGGTTATCCATATCCGCCTCCGTCACCGCACGAGGGATTTCCGTAcccgcctccgcctccgccgcaCCAGCACGGTGGTGGATATCAAGGATATTTCAATCATGGATCTCCGCCTCCTCCGCCTTCCTACCACGTTCACCATTGTGATCACGATGATGGTTCCTCCTTTTTCCGAGGCTG TCTTGCTGCCCTTTGTTGCTGTTGCGTACTGGAAGAATGCTGCTTCTGA
- the LOC125224416 gene encoding uncharacterized protein LOC125224416, whose translation MGCTNSVYKKKKKKIVPEISIFAPILRIPVHSDLQRVLRGFVPNDLADRIAAIRNQIALVGEDTGGSAVSELIRALEEYLPLLLGLTKKECGLQELVEFRWRELGEEREEICGTNSWFELLCVVHMMAMLTLMEANEKLIPKESSLSERLVSADCMRDAVDLLLKAAGYLNFCVLDVLPRLPHDLKSKLPSDMQDNVLEAISHQALAQGTELQLGLAVHSKNATLSVKRRLACEQLSFYAQAHCCISEKNESNAVLKKQLFFLKWKHLEAKAAAYYYHSLILDKGTEPSCHLSAVCCILAAEELLVESKKACLTFCLAEPITRCPPPWGAMKHLQKKIPETAAKKTQMYTYLLDQEKGLKSLPELPEFQLSLKPDEYELPEADPVWGCGKFEFPQQTLKKHLNHDHKETKSSTLLEGN comes from the exons ATGGGGTGCACCAATTCTGtttacaaaaagaagaagaagaagatcgTCCCAGAAATCTCCATTTTTGCCCCGATTTTACGAATCCCAGTTCACTCTGATTTGCAGAGAGTTCTCCGAGGATTCGTCCCCAACGATCTTGCTGATAGAATTGCAGCTATCAGAAATCAGATTGCTTTAGTTGGGGAGGATACTG GAGGGTCTGCTGTCAGTGAACTAATAAGGGCATTGGAGGAATACTTGCCTCTCCTTCTTGGTCTTACAAAGAAAg AATGTGGGCTTCAAGAGCTGGTGGAGTTCAGATGGAGAGAATTgggagaggagagagag GAGATTTGTGGGACGAATTCGTGGTTCGAATTGCTGTGTGTTGTGCACATGATGGCAATGCTGACATTGATGGAGGCAAATGAGAAGCTGATTCCTAAAGAAAGTAGTCTGTCTGAGAGGCTTGTGTCTGCAG ATTGTATGAGAGATGCTGTTGATTTGCTGCTCAAGGCAGCCGGATATTTGAACTTCTGTGTTCTTGATGTTCTCCCGCGGCTGCCACATGACTTAAA aagcaagCTGCCTTCGGATATGCAGGACAACGTGCTAGAGGCGATTTCACATCAAGCTTTGGCGCAG GGAACTGAGCTTCAGCTTGGACTTGCTGTCCACAGCAAAAATGCAACTTTGTCTGTGAAGCGGAGACTAGCCTGCGAACAGCTGAGTTTCTACGCTCAG GCCCACTGCTGCATATCCGAAAAGAACGAGAGCAACGCAGTGTTGAAGAAGCAACTGTTCTTCCTCAAGTGGAAGCATCTAGAAGCTAAG GCTGCAGCTTACTACTATCACAGCCTGATCCTAGACAAGGGCACGGAGCCGTCCTGCCACCTCAGCGCTGTCTGCTGCATTCTAGCCGCAGAGGAACTGCTAGTCGAGAGCAAGAAGGCCTGCTTGACCTTCTGCCTTGCAGAACCAATCACAAG GTGCCCTCCGCCTTGGGGCGCGATGAAGCACTTGCAGAAGAAAATACCAGAAACCGCGGCCAAGAAGACTCAGATGTACACCTACCTTCTAGACCAAGAGAA AGGCCTCAAGAGTTTGCCAGAGCTTCCAGAGTTTCAGCTGTCACTGAAGCCTGATGAATATGAATTGCCAGAGGCTGATCCGGTTTGGGGCTGTGGAAAGTTTGAGTTTCCCCAACAAACGCTAAAGAAACACCTCAACCACGACCACAAAGAAACGAAATCTTCAACACTGTTGGAGGGAAACTGA
- the LOC125220768 gene encoding uncharacterized protein LOC125220768, whose product MDWFNSDQRQMDDFVNSQNWQVPPTPDPDATPSPGLPTNMDMESPVSTDEYDISDMEPAQRRGKGKGKVADEDGPKKYSPQETMWPAKNYVDVSEDAMVGNQQSGKVLWQRIADKYNAGQPEGSFECTYVKLRKHWGRVQKEINKWNSKWTNVVRMWPSGHNEMDLVDKAKADYFADGKKHFKYFDVWKLVEKSPKYTGGAEAAAKRTKVAAGHYTSSEGGPPIDLNVTDEDFFLSSPGTESRPMGTKAAKRKAKGKATASYSAMPPPPPNPSLDKISDSMSDMSIMLRMGQLMELTSRDTSRMSEYELELHREMIEYLRAQMKKK is encoded by the coding sequence ATGGATTGGTTTAACAGCGACCAACGCCAGATGGACGATTTCGTGAACTCCCAGAACTGGCAAGTGCCGCCGACACCCGATCCAGATGCAACGCCTAGTCCCGGGCTGCCTACCAATATGGACATGGAATCGCCAGTTAGCACTGATGAGTACGATATCAGCGATATGGAGCCCGCTCAACGgaggggcaagggcaagggcaaggttGCCGATGAGGATGGGCCGAAGAAGTATAGTCCGCAGGAGACAATGTGGCCGGCCAAGAACTATGTCGACGTCTCCGAGGACGCTATGGTCGGCAACCAGCAAAGCGGCAAAGTGTTATGGCAGCGGATTGCAGACAAGTACAACGCTGGTCAACCCGAAGGCTCGTTCGAGTGTACCTATGTGAAGCTACGCAAGCATTGGGGTCGGGTGCAGAAGGAGATTAACAAGTGGAATAGCAAGTGGACTAACGTAGTCCGGATGTGGCCGAGCGGGCACAACGAGATGGACCTTGTGGACAAGGCCAAGGCAGATTACTTCGCTGACGGGAAGAAGCACTTCAAGTATTTCGACGTTTGGAAGCTTGTCGAGAAGAGCCCGAAGTACACCGGTGGGGCTGAAGCGGCGGCGAAGAGAACCAAAGTCGCCGCCGGACACTACACTTCGAGCGAAGGAGGTCCGCCAATCGACCTCAACGTGACAGACGAGGACTTCTTCCTCTCATCTCCTGGTACTGAAAGCCGTCCGATGGGCACAAAGGCGGCAAAGAGGAAAGCAAAGGGGAAGGCAACTGCGAGCTACTCCGCtatgccgccgccgccacccaaTCCTTCCTTGGACAAGATATCAGACTCTATGTCGGATATGAGTATTATGTTGCGGATGGGCCAACTGATGGAGTTGACATCGAGGGATACCTCGAGAATGTCGGAGTACGAGCTCGAATTGCACCGTGAGATGATCGAATACCTTCGCgcacaaatgaagaaaaagtag